One Vicia villosa cultivar HV-30 ecotype Madison, WI unplaced genomic scaffold, Vvil1.0 ctg.000852F_1_1, whole genome shotgun sequence genomic window carries:
- the LOC131631620 gene encoding uncharacterized protein LOC131631620: MKVLSWNCRGLGSPRAVRALLRLTRLENPDVLFIMESRLKQEEAQSIKYRCGFDSGISVDCRGEGRSRAGGLILLWRNIIQLKIMSYSANHIGGAIVDVVDNQDWFFHGVYGYPEETNKQHTWQLIQDLITRSGDRVIIFGDLNDTLYEHEKAGGNPRSSAQLSMGRQTMDICGLSDLGFQGHPYTWTNGRQGDNNIQCRLDRAIASQSFLNRFSPHKVSHLPRFGSDHAVLKIELEVDLGSKGRRRVHLFRFEEAWSKDKKCEDSVREVWNSAPGSGVSKIAGLQRIEDHFKEYRISGLKKELRRIEDLLNNDSNWDGSEEA, encoded by the coding sequence ATGAAAGTTTTGAGCTGGAACTGCCGGGGTTTGGGGAGTCCCCGAGCAGTTCGAGCCTTGCTAAGGCTCACCCGCTTAGAAAACCCTGACGTGCTTTTCATTATGGAATCGCGGTTGAAACAGGAGGAAGCACAGAGTATCAAATATAGGTGTGGTTTTGATTCTGGTATTAGTGTTGATTGTAGAGGAGAAGGTAGGAGTAGAGCTGGTGGATTGATTCTTCTGTGGAGAAATATCATTCAGCTAAAGATTATGTCTTATTCTGCAAATCATATTGGAGGCGCTATTGTGGATGTGGTAGATAATCAGGACTGGTTCTTCCATGGAGTGTATGGTTACCCGGAGGAGACCAATAAACAACATACGTGGCAATTAATCCAGGATTTGATTACTAGAAGTGGTGACAGAGTAATCATTTTTGGGGACCTCAACGACACTTTGTATGAACATGAGAAAGCTGGAGGAAATCCAAGATCTTCTGCTCAACTGTCTATGGGTAGACAAACTATGGATATTTGTGGTCTTTCTGATTTAGGATTTCAGGGTCATCCTTACACATGGACAAATGGCAGGCAAGGCGACAACAACATCCAATGCAGATTGGACAGAGCCATTGCATCTCAAAGCTTCCTCAACAGATTCAGCCCCCATAAAGTTTCTCATCTTCCCAGATTTGGCTCGGACCATGCTGTGTTAAAGATTGAACTGGAAGTTGATTTAGGTTCAAAAGGCAGAAGGAGAGTTCATCTCTTTAGATTTGAGGAGGCCTGGTCAAAAGACAAAAAGTGCGAAGATTCAGTGAGGGAGGTTTGGAATAGTGCGCCTGGTAGTGGAGTGTCCAAGATAGCTGGTTTGCAAAGGATTGAGGATCACTTCAAAGAATATAGAATAAGTGGTTTAAAGAAAGAGTTGAGAAGAATTGAGGATCTCCTAAACAATGATAGTAATTGGGACGGTAGTGAGGAAGCCTGA